The Nitrospirota bacterium genomic sequence CAGATCTTTTTCATTTTTTGTATTGAGGTGGTTAAAACCGTTGGTGATGTTACCGTAATAAAGAAGTGCATCCGTGTAAATTCGCCGCAAGCCCCAACGCAAATGTTGTAATGATGTGATTTCCTCCTTGCCGATAAATTCTTCTTCAAAGTCGTCTAACTTTTCAACTTGGTATGGGTGTTTGTCGGGCTTGGTAAGCCAATAGTATTTAAAAAAACTAAAGGAAATACCTGTCAGACCGGAAATAATTAAAAGCTGATTAAGCTGAACCTTACTCAAGTGTTGGCTATCAATATTTTTAAGCCGTTCGAAAACTTCCTCTTTTCCTTCCTCGCTGAAAATACATTCCAGCCCATCGCTTTCATGATTAGAAAAGAGAGAAAAGTATTCTATGATTTGTTCTTTATTCATTACTTTGTACTGAGATCAGGTCGTGCCACATCCCCACCCCCCCATTTTCCCTCTCAATCATACCCCTTCAAGCGCAGGAATTTCAAGAGAAGGAAAATACGGTAAGGGGGACTTCTATAATAAGGCTTAACGTCCCGCTTCCCTGCCATGATTATGGCAGTTCAGAAAAATTACTGCCGTGAGAGTCTGAATAGCAACTTTTTGACCAGCACTATGCTTTCCTTTATGGGTATAACATCTGTTTCTATCGTCAATTCAGGTTTTTTCGGCTCTTCATAAGGCACGTTTATGCCGGGCACAGGCCAGCCCTTTGCGCCTTTTTTGTAGATGCCTTTCGGAGCCTTATGGGTATAAACCCTTTTTCGCTCCCTTTTCATAGCGACTTCCAGCGGGCATTTAAGATATATCTCTGCATATTTCGGGATTAACCTTCTTGCAAGGGTCCTCCACCTCCTAAGGTTTCCTGTAGCATCTATAATCACATTATGTCCCCGTCCTGTCATTATCTTTGCGAGATATACGAGGGAGCGGTAAACAATGTTCCTCTCAAGACCTGAATAAGCCGGCTTTGGCGTTACAATCTTTCTGAACGCATCCATCCTTAATATGATAAATTTTGGATAGAGTTTTTTAATTTCATCGGCGAGTGTGCTCTTCCCGCTCCCCGGAAGCCCCGTTATCCATAAAGCAAGGCCCTTCATGTAATAAGTTTAATACCAAAGGAGAAATATGGCAATTCAATAATCCCGTGTGGTATCATATCTCATCTTTTTTATTTTTCTTCCAAGAATATGGCTGAAATTATCCCTTTCAAGGGAGTCCTCTACAATATGTCTAAGGTTTCAGGGGAGGATGTAATGGCCCCTCCTTACGATATTATTGCGCCTGAATACAAAGAAAAACTCTACGGCAAAAGCCCTTATAACAGTGTAAGGATTGATTTCGGCAAGGCACTGGAGGGCGATAACGACTCACATAATAAGTACACAAGGGCTTCAGGCTATCTCAATTCATGGCTGAAAGATGGAATTCTGCATGGGAGTAAAGCTCCTGCTTTTTACGGTTACGAGATAGAGTACAGGGTTAAAGAAAAGCCTAAAAAACTTAGAGGTTTTTTCAGCCTCGTACGTCTTGAAGAACTCGGCAGGGGCGTATATCCGCATGAATGCACGCACTCAAAACCAAAGGCTGACAGGCTGAACCTTTTAAGAACATGCATGGCAAATATAAGCCCGATTTTTTCGCTTTATAACAGTCCCGGGAAAAAGGCATCCGAAATAATAAACAGGGTTATGCTCCTGAAGCCATATATGGAGGCGAAAGATTCTGACGGCGCAGTCCACAGGCTGTGGGTTGTTGACGCTGAAGAAGATATTGAAACAATCCGGAATGACCTGAAAGGGAAACCGGTATTTATAGCTGACGGCCATCACAGATATGAGACAGCGCTTGAATTCCAGAGAGAGATGAACAAAAGTCAGGAGAAAAACTCTGAACTCCAAACTCTGAACTCCAAACTTAAACCCTGGGATTATGTTCTTATGTTTCTTGCCAATATGTCAGATGAAGGGCTGACAATACTTCCCGCGCACAGGCTTGTTAAAAATCTGCCTGAGAACTCTCTTGATATCCTGTCACAACATTTTACGGTAGAAATTCTCTCAGCACAGGATGACATTACAGGGGCATTATCCGGATATGAACACGCTATCGGCTTCTGTCATCGCAATAGTGATAACCTGTATTTGCTCAGGCATAAAGGGCATAAAGGCGCCGGGCTTGAAAACATAAATCCCGCATTAAAAGAACTTGATGTTACCATACTACATGAACTAATATTTAAGAAACTGCTTAATATTACCGAGGTAACATACGAGATGGACACAGCGGAAACAAGGGAGATGGTCAGAAAGGGGATTTATGATGCGGCATTTTTCCTGAATCCTACAGGAGTTAAGGATGTTGAAAGGGTTGCCCTTTCAGGCGAAAGGATGCCGCCAAAATCCACATATTTTTATCCCAAGCTTTTAACAGGCATGGTTATGTATAAATTCAATGAATAGCTTACGGAACAGATAGTTCACTGTTCACTGTTCACGGCAAAAGAAGTATTTCTGTGAACTGTCAGCTGTGAACTTTTAAAAAAGGAGGATTTTTTATGTCGGTTAAAGTAGCGATTAACGGATTCGGAAGAATTGGAAGGGTTTTTTTAAGGGCAAGCGCGTCATGCAAGGATTTTGATATTGTTGCAATAAATGACCTCACAGACGCAAAGACCCTTGCGCACCTGCTTAAATATGACTCTGTGCACGGGATATTTAATGCGGATGTAAAAGCCACTGACAGCGGCATAAGCGTCAACGGAAAGGAAATAAAAATCCTTGCTGTCACAGAGCCTGAGAAACTTCCATGGAAAAGTCTCGGCGTTGATGTTGTCCTTGAATCAACAGGAAGATTTACAGACAGGGCGTCCGCCTCAAAACATCTTGATGCAGGAGCGAAGTGGGTAATAATATCAGCGCCTGCAAAAGACCCTGATGTTACGGTATGTCTTGGAGTAAACGAAGAAACGCTGGACCCTTCAAAGCACAAAGTAATCTCCAATGCATCTTGCACAACGAACTGTCTTGCTCCTGTGGCAAAGGTGCTGCATCAGGAATTCGGCATAGTGAGAGGCTTGATGACAACAATACATTCGTATACAAATGACCAGCGTATTCTTGACCTCCCGCATAAAGATTTAAGAAGGGCAAGGGCTGCTGCAATGTCAATGATACCGACTACAACCGGCGCTGCAAAGGCAGTGGGACTTGTCTTGCCTGAACTAAAAGGCAAGCTTGACGGCATGTCAATAAGAGTTCCGACCCCCAATGTATCTGTTATAGACCTTGTGGCTGAACTCAAAAAAGATGCGACTGTAGAGGAAGTGAATGCAGCCCTGAAAAAGGCGGCTGAAGGAAAGATGAAGGGGATTCTTCAATATACAGAAGAGCCTGTTGTATCAATAGACTTTAACGGCAATGCCCATTCTTCTATTGTTGACGCCTCTGTTACAAAAGTTCTGGAAGGCAGGATGGTAAAAATCATAGCATGGTATGATAATGAGACAGGTTACAGTTCGCGGGTGCGCGACCTGATAATCTATCTCACAAAGAGGAGTTAGTCTGCAATGGCAAGAAAGAATAATAGTCATAGTCATGTCCCGATTAAGGATGTCCTGAACAAACTTACAATTGAAGAGCTGAACATTAAAGGCAAGAGGGTTTTTATAAGGGCGGACTTTAATGTGCCGCTTGATGACAACCTTACCATAACCGATGACGGCAGGATTCGTTCCACTCTGCCTTCAATAGATTATGCGATAGACGAAGGGGCCAAGGTTATACTTGCTTCCCATCTTGGAAGGCCCAAAGGGAAGGCAGACCCCAGATTTACCCTTGCGCCGGTTGCAAAGAGGCTGCAGAGGCTTCTTGGCAAGGAGGTTATCTTTGCGCCTGACTGCATAGGGCCGCAGGTAGAAAGCATTGTTTCAAAGATGAAGGAAGGCGATGTCCTTCTTCTGGAGAATCTCAGGTTCCATCCCGGCGAAGAAAGAAACGATGAAGAATTTGCCAGGGCGCTTGCAAGGCTTGCCGACTATTATGTTAACGATGCATTTGGAGCAGCGCACAGAGCGCACGCATCAGTGGTCGGCATCACAAAGTTTCTGCCTTCAGCGGCAGGTTTCCTGATGAGAAAGGAAATAGAATATCTTAAGGGGACCGTGCACAATCCTGTGAGGCCGTTTGTTGCCATACTCGGAGGCGCAAAGGTCTCAGGCAAGATAGGCGTTCTTGAAAATCTTGTTGATAAGGTTGACAAGGTGATAATTGGCGGCGGAATGGCATACACTTTTATTAAGGCAATGGGATACGAAGTTGGAGACTCGCTTGTGGAAACAGAGATGCTTGAATTTGCAGAGATGATAAGAAAAAAACTGGTAAAAAATAATGTTAAGTTTTATCTTCCTGTTGACAGTGTAATAGCGCAGAGCATGGAGGCCGGCTCCGAGACAAAACTGGTGACTACGCAGGAAATTCCAAAAGGCTGGAGGGCGCTTGATATAGGCCCGGCGTCTGTCAAGCTTTTCTCCGAGGCGTTGCAGGATGCAAAGACAATAATATGGAACGGCCCTATGGGTGTTTTTGAGATAGATGCATTCTCAAGGGGCACTTTCGGCATTGCCCATTCAGTGGCTGATGCATATGCTCTCACAATAGTCGGCGGAGGAGACACGGACCTCGCAGTGCACAAGGCTGGTGTATCCGATGCGATATCTTTCATATCAACAGGCGGCGGAGCATCGCTTCAGCTGCTTGAGGGCAATGAACTGCCGGGCATCGCAGCGCTGACGGACAGGAAAGAGGAGTAGAGGGCGATTAGCTCAGTGGTAGAGCGCTTCCTTCACACGGAAGAGGCCGTGGGTTCGATACCCTCATCGCCCACCATTTTGAAATCAAGGAGGAGGGTCTCTCACCTTATCGCCTCCGGTAGCCTATCCCCTGAAAATTGTTATACCGGTATTTCCAGTAAAATTTTATCGTAATTCACTACTGGCGTTGTCTTCTCCCTGCCGTTAGATTTGCCTTTTTCGATCTCTATAAGCCCCAGTTCTGCAAGGTAATGGACATCATCAGAGACATTCTTTGTGTCCCTTTTCAGTATCTTTGCAAGCTCGTAGATAGAACCGGGATGGTATTTCTTGATGATCTTCAAAATTTTCAATCGTTCATCTGTAATAAACTTTCTCATGGCTTTTAAAGATTCAAAAGAAATGGTTGAGCGGTTCTTTACGCTCCCGCCTTTCGCAATTTTTTTCAAATCTCTCTTTACCTCTGAGATAAACTCACCCTCGGTTTGTATCTCAAGACGGACATTCTTAACCTTCATTTCTAAACCTCCTTACATCGTCAAAAAAATTTTCTATCAGTTCATCCGTACCCCTGAAGGCATATTGATATTCCCGGCCTTTATAATGTTTATGATCACCCTTGTATTCAGCATTATCATATCCGATAACCCTTTTTCCATCTCTTATCAGAGCCAATGAGTATTTAAAGCCATGTGGTTTATCTGTGGTTTTTCCTACCTTCCAAATCTTGATTTCTGCAATATCTCCGTTTTCATAAGCCCTTTTGAACTTATAATAAGGTTCCGCCTTCATATAGGTTATTATATACCTCCCATAGATAGTATTTCAATATAAAATAAAAATACTCTCTTTTTATTTATCCTGTTTTTCAACATGACAAATAAAGATCCTGCCCTGTGATAATACAAGGCAGGGTGATATTTGTTTTACCTTCTTAAAGATTTACCCTTTATATTTTGTGCTGTTAATCTGTAGCATTCCCTTAGACAGGACTCTCCAATATCCTGAGATAAGAACATCTTATAAACAGATTTTCTTAAAGTTTTTGAGAGGCTCTTTGTTTCAGTGTTGCTTAACCCCTCCCTGCCTCTTTCCCCTTGATGCACTAAAATGGTAATTCTTGCGAAGGTTTAGAAAAATCTGGGAAATGCAAGGTTTGTTCCGGTATTCCTTCACACGGAAGAGGCCGT encodes the following:
- a CDS encoding DUF1015 domain-containing protein, yielding MSKVSGEDVMAPPYDIIAPEYKEKLYGKSPYNSVRIDFGKALEGDNDSHNKYTRASGYLNSWLKDGILHGSKAPAFYGYEIEYRVKEKPKKLRGFFSLVRLEELGRGVYPHECTHSKPKADRLNLLRTCMANISPIFSLYNSPGKKASEIINRVMLLKPYMEAKDSDGAVHRLWVVDAEEDIETIRNDLKGKPVFIADGHHRYETALEFQREMNKSQEKNSELQTLNSKLKPWDYVLMFLANMSDEGLTILPAHRLVKNLPENSLDILSQHFTVEILSAQDDITGALSGYEHAIGFCHRNSDNLYLLRHKGHKGAGLENINPALKELDVTILHELIFKKLLNITEVTYEMDTAETREMVRKGIYDAAFFLNPTGVKDVERVALSGERMPPKSTYFYPKLLTGMVMYKFNE
- a CDS encoding adenylyl-sulfate kinase, with protein sequence MKGLALWITGLPGSGKSTLADEIKKLYPKFIILRMDAFRKIVTPKPAYSGLERNIVYRSLVYLAKIMTGRGHNVIIDATGNLRRWRTLARRLIPKYAEIYLKCPLEVAMKRERKRVYTHKAPKGIYKKGAKGWPVPGINVPYEEPKKPELTIETDVIPIKESIVLVKKLLFRLSRQ
- a CDS encoding ArsR family transcriptional regulator, whose product is MKVKNVRLEIQTEGEFISEVKRDLKKIAKGGSVKNRSTISFESLKAMRKFITDERLKILKIIKKYHPGSIYELAKILKRDTKNVSDDVHYLAELGLIEIEKGKSNGREKTTPVVNYDKILLEIPV
- the gap gene encoding type I glyceraldehyde-3-phosphate dehydrogenase encodes the protein MSVKVAINGFGRIGRVFLRASASCKDFDIVAINDLTDAKTLAHLLKYDSVHGIFNADVKATDSGISVNGKEIKILAVTEPEKLPWKSLGVDVVLESTGRFTDRASASKHLDAGAKWVIISAPAKDPDVTVCLGVNEETLDPSKHKVISNASCTTNCLAPVAKVLHQEFGIVRGLMTTIHSYTNDQRILDLPHKDLRRARAAAMSMIPTTTGAAKAVGLVLPELKGKLDGMSIRVPTPNVSVIDLVAELKKDATVEEVNAALKKAAEGKMKGILQYTEEPVVSIDFNGNAHSSIVDASVTKVLEGRMVKIIAWYDNETGYSSRVRDLIIYLTKRS
- a CDS encoding phosphoglycerate kinase, with amino-acid sequence MNKLTIEELNIKGKRVFIRADFNVPLDDNLTITDDGRIRSTLPSIDYAIDEGAKVILASHLGRPKGKADPRFTLAPVAKRLQRLLGKEVIFAPDCIGPQVESIVSKMKEGDVLLLENLRFHPGEERNDEEFARALARLADYYVNDAFGAAHRAHASVVGITKFLPSAAGFLMRKEIEYLKGTVHNPVRPFVAILGGAKVSGKIGVLENLVDKVDKVIIGGGMAYTFIKAMGYEVGDSLVETEMLEFAEMIRKKLVKNNVKFYLPVDSVIAQSMEAGSETKLVTTQEIPKGWRALDIGPASVKLFSEALQDAKTIIWNGPMGVFEIDAFSRGTFGIAHSVADAYALTIVGGGDTDLAVHKAGVSDAISFISTGGGASLQLLEGNELPGIAALTDRKEE